The Chloroflexota bacterium genomic interval GTGGTTGCCTCCCAAGGAGCCGACGCTGGAAAGCTTCCGGGTGGCCTGGTTTGGCATCCCGGAGAAGGGCTTGCGCGGGCTTTCGCTCAACATCCTCAACAGTTTCAAGCTGACCATCCCGGCCACCATCATCTCCTCTCTGCTCGGCTCGATGAATGGCTACATCCTCTCGAAATGGAAGTTCCGGGGCGCGAACCTGATCTTCACCCTTATGCTCTTTGGCATGTTCATTCCCTACCAATCCATTCTCATTCCTCTGACGCGCGTAATTGCTGCCATTGGTCTGGGGGGCACGATCTGGGGCTTGATTCTGATTCACGTGGTCTATGGCATCCCGATCACCACGCTCATCTTCCGCAATTACTACGCCGAAGTGCCCGACGAGATCATCGAAGCCGCCCGCATCGACGGCGCCGGCATTTTTGGCACCTACTGGCATGTGCTCTTCCCGCTGTCACTGCCTGGCTTCGTGGTCGTGATCATCTGGCAGTTCACCAGTATCTGGAACGAGTTCCTCTTCGCTGTCACCATCTTGCAACGTCCGGACCAGCAACCCATCACGGTGGCGCTTAATAACCTCTCTGGCAGCCAGATCAAAGAGTGGAATGTCGTCATGGCCGGCGCGCTCATCGCAGCCCTGCCAACGCTGTTGCTCTACATCATCCTTGGCCGCTTTTTCATTCGCGGTCTGTTGGCCGGGTCGGTGAAGGGCTAAGGTTCGGCAGATAGTCGATGAGATGGCGACCGCGCAAAGAGCCTGGCTGCCGGAGTTCTTCTGTGAATCCCGGAGAAATCCGCCAGGCTGCGGTCAAAAACCCTTGACAATCGCTCACATTCGATATATAGTATGATTGAAGACGAATGATATCGCCGATATTGCGGTGTCGATCCAGTAAACCTGCTTGTTTTTGAGCGTTTTTGATTGCTATAGAGGTATCATGGAATCTGGTGTCAGCCTCTCCAGCATGGAAAGACAGGAGCAACTGCTCCTGTTTTTGGAACAGCACGAACGAGCGACGGTCGATGAGCTGTCACAGCGTTTCGACGTCAGTGTGGCGACGGTGAGACGGGATCTGGAATCCCTGCAGGCCCAGGGTCTCATCCAGCGGTTTCACGGTGGCGCCAAGATAGCCAGACAAGCACCGCCAGAGTTGCCCGCCTTGAACCGCAGGGAAGAGCATGCCGATGAAAAGCAGCGAATTGGACGGGCGGCTGCCGGGCTGATCGAGGATGGCGACACGGTTTTCCTGGGCAGTGGCACTACGGTGCTGGATGTGGCAAGGCATCTACACGGGCATCGAGGGCTCTCCGTCATAAGCAATTCGCTGCTTGTGCAAAATGAGCTGTCAAAAACAGCCGCAATCACCGTGATCGGGCTTGGGGGAATCCTGCGGCACAGCGAGATGTCGATGATCGGTCACATCACCGAGCAGGCCTTGGCCGAAGTGAGAGCACAGAAGACCATCATTGGCATTCGCGCCATCGATGTTGAACATGGCCTTACTAACGACTATGTGCCCGAAACCATGACCGACCGGGCGATTCTTGCACAACCGGGCCAGACCATCATCGTGGCTGATCACAGCAAGTGTGCTCGGGTATCCACAGTTTGGCTGGCGCCCATCTCCTCCGTAGACACCCTGGTCACCGATGACAAGGCGCCCCCTGAATTCGTGGATGCCCTCGCAGCGCACAACATCAAGGTGCTCACCGTCTGAGTCGTCCATTCCCCAAGGAGGCCCTATCGAACCAACTGTGACAGCAGAGCGCGGCGATCAGTCCATCGACCGGGAACAGGGATCAGGGAAATGAGTGCATTATCCTCAATCTCCTCCCACTGGCAGAAATGTTTAGCAGACAACACCCCTTTAAGGAGGATTCTACCATGAAAAGCAAGAATATCCTGATCTTGGTGCTCAACCTGACACTGGTGACTGCCCTGCTGCTGGCTGGGTGCGTCGCGGCACCGCCGGCGCCACCGGCTGTGGAGCCACCGGCGGAAGATGCAGCAGCAACTGCTCCAGAACCGGAAGCCGAGGAAGTGGCTGAAGGTGAGACCATCACCGTCATCTTTCCGCAGCATGAGGCCGACCTGAGCGGAGCCTTCGAAGCCCGTGTCCGTGAATTCGAAAATGAAACTGGCATCGAGGTCGATCTCATTCAGATCGGCTGGTCCCAGGTGGCCGACAAGGTTGTGCCTGAATTGGCCACCGGCGGCAGCGCCTACGACGTCGTCGAATTCGATAACGGCTGGGTGGCGCAATGGTGCGGCGCCGGCTGGACGACGCCGCTTACTGATTTCATGCCGGAGGGATACACAGACGGGATGATACCGGGCCTGGTCGATCTGTTCTCTTGTCCGGACGGCACCGTGCATGGTCTTGTCTGGAACAACGATACCCGCTTTTTCTTCTACAATGCCGACAAACTGGCCGAAGCCGGTTTCGACGCTCCTCCGGCGACGGTGGAGGAGTTGGTGACACAGAGTCTGGCAGCCCAGGAGGCCGGGGTGGTTGAGTACGGCATGGCCCCTTTCTGGGACCAGGACTGGGCGCTGGGCAATGAGTTCCATTTCTGGAGCTACGCCTTCGGCGGTGAGATCGTCGACGCTGATGGTTGCTTCCAGTTCAACAAGGATCCCAAGACCCTGGCCGCTTTGGAATTCATGATCGACTCCCTCAAAAACGGCGTATCGAACCCGGCCGGGTTGACCTACGATCAGGCTACCTCGCAGGACATCCTTCTGAAGGGGAACTCGATGTTCATGCCCCAGGGCATCGCCGGCCTGATGACGTATGCTGACGATGAGTCGATTTCCAACGTTGCCGGGCAGATGCAGGTCGCCCTGGTTCCGGGCGCGGAGTCCGGCCAGAGCGCCACGCTCACCCTGCCGGAGGCCTACGCCATCCCGGCCAACTCGGAGCACAAGGAAGCGGCCTGGAAATTCATCGAGTACATGACCAGCCTTGAATCCAACAGAAAGCTCGCCCGGGAGATTGGTCTGTTGCCGATCTGGGTTGAACTCTACACCGATCCGGAGCTGACCGAGCTCTATCCTTTCTGGGCTGACTTCTCCGCTCAGTTGGAAACGGCCCGTGGTTTGTCAACCATCACCTGG includes:
- a CDS encoding DeoR/GlpR family DNA-binding transcription regulator; its protein translation is MESGVSLSSMERQEQLLLFLEQHERATVDELSQRFDVSVATVRRDLESLQAQGLIQRFHGGAKIARQAPPELPALNRREEHADEKQRIGRAAAGLIEDGDTVFLGSGTTVLDVARHLHGHRGLSVISNSLLVQNELSKTAAITVIGLGGILRHSEMSMIGHITEQALAEVRAQKTIIGIRAIDVEHGLTNDYVPETMTDRAILAQPGQTIIVADHSKCARVSTVWLAPISSVDTLVTDDKAPPEFVDALAAHNIKVLTV
- a CDS encoding carbohydrate ABC transporter permease, which codes for MSARGFNPMRFGIYLLLFLFLMLFLVPVYVMLISSFKSFAEVQDLSRMWLPPKEPTLESFRVAWFGIPEKGLRGLSLNILNSFKLTIPATIISSLLGSMNGYILSKWKFRGANLIFTLMLFGMFIPYQSILIPLTRVIAAIGLGGTIWGLILIHVVYGIPITTLIFRNYYAEVPDEIIEAARIDGAGIFGTYWHVLFPLSLPGFVVVIIWQFTSIWNEFLFAVTILQRPDQQPITVALNNLSGSQIKEWNVVMAGALIAALPTLLLYIILGRFFIRGLLAGSVKG
- a CDS encoding extracellular solute-binding protein, whose translation is MKSKNILILVLNLTLVTALLLAGCVAAPPAPPAVEPPAEDAAATAPEPEAEEVAEGETITVIFPQHEADLSGAFEARVREFENETGIEVDLIQIGWSQVADKVVPELATGGSAYDVVEFDNGWVAQWCGAGWTTPLTDFMPEGYTDGMIPGLVDLFSCPDGTVHGLVWNNDTRFFFYNADKLAEAGFDAPPATVEELVTQSLAAQEAGVVEYGMAPFWDQDWALGNEFHFWSYAFGGEIVDADGCFQFNKDPKTLAALEFMIDSLKNGVSNPAGLTYDQATSQDILLKGNSMFMPQGIAGLMTYADDESISNVAGQMQVALVPGAESGQSATLTLPEAYAIPANSEHKEAAWKFIEYMTSLESNRKLAREIGLLPIWVELYTDPELTELYPFWADFSAQLETARGLSTITWYGDFMDVLMLEIHKALLGDQSAQEALDAMAEGLSEFECVR